One genomic window of Bradyrhizobium sp. B124 includes the following:
- a CDS encoding adenylate/guanylate cyclase domain-containing protein, translating into MDVEEWLQELGLEQYGTLFRANEIDAEVLPELTEIDLEKLGVPLGHRKRLLKAIAKLSATEKAEVSQPTSAEPGPRDAAERRQLTVMFCDLVGSTALSARLDPEDMREVMRSYQDACSGVIARYEGFVAKFLGDGIVAYFGYPLAHEDDAERAVRASLEIVAVLAGLETRAADLLQIRIGIATGVVVVGDLIGQGSAQEHPVVGDTPNLAARLQSVAHPGSIVVSEQVRRLAGGTFDYEDLGELTLKGIAPPTHGYRIRGISKTVSRFEAATSAGLTALVGRHSEVSLLQDRWAQVVEGTGQVVCLSGEAGIGKSRLVHMLRAHVSAGHALCFSASGSAYHQNTALHPVIDLLQGLLGFEPGDDAPARLAKLHQGLALHGLGDARMASVFAALLSLPSEAGQPAATAGTQKETLEAILTLLLALAARKPVLLVVEDLHWLDPSTLELLGLLIDQVPTANILLLTAARPNFQPPWGARPQVNALRLGRLARSEISQLVLQVTGSKPLPAEVLEQIIKKTDGVPLFVEELTKTVMELGLLRDLGERYELVGPLTPLAIPATVHDSLMARLDRLSTAKTVAQLGAVLGRSFAYDLLHAVAKMDEATLRQSLQQLVVAEVLQQHGLPPSATYTFKHALVQDAAYGSLLRSTRQLFHQRVAQVLVESFATLTQGQPEVLAYHYTEAGLAAQAIPQWQRAAQLSVGRAAHREAISQFNAALGLLAGLPAGSERSRQELEVRLGLGPALMAARGYAAPEVERTYERARELANELGEAEQRFTVLFGLWRYYLNRARLATSRGLAEQLIASAEESSVDTQWSMARYAMGTTQYYQGEIEPAAANLEQAAALHDPRQHVSVAASDPRITSLSCGAWALWHQGLADQALMRSEESVRLAHELSHLPSLAHALYYASLLHQFRRAADRARDCLQQLMACSTERGFSYWEARGSVLQGWLLGEEGHTAEGIRTMLRGIEAVQATGAELAQPNYLAMLAELYLKNGEAAAGLRAVNDALERIEHTLERRWQPELLRLKAELLLAEDAGAADAARDSLHQALALARRQNNRSLELRAAMSLYRLERRHRGRCDGHQLQTACSAFTEGYDEPDLREARTLLQAS; encoded by the coding sequence ATGGATGTCGAGGAATGGTTGCAGGAGCTGGGCCTCGAACAATATGGAACGCTGTTCCGGGCGAACGAAATCGATGCCGAAGTCCTGCCTGAGCTGACCGAGATCGATCTTGAGAAGCTCGGCGTGCCGTTGGGGCACCGCAAGCGCCTGCTCAAGGCGATCGCGAAATTGAGCGCCACGGAAAAGGCGGAGGTCTCGCAACCGACGTCGGCCGAACCGGGCCCGCGGGACGCCGCGGAGCGTCGTCAATTGACTGTCATGTTCTGCGATTTGGTTGGCTCGACCGCGCTGTCGGCGCGACTCGATCCCGAGGACATGCGCGAGGTGATGCGCTCCTATCAGGACGCGTGCTCCGGCGTCATCGCGCGCTATGAAGGTTTCGTCGCCAAATTCCTGGGCGACGGTATCGTGGCTTATTTCGGCTATCCGCTCGCACATGAAGATGATGCCGAGCGCGCCGTGCGCGCCAGTCTCGAAATCGTTGCCGTCCTTGCCGGGCTGGAGACGCGGGCTGCCGACCTGCTTCAAATCCGCATCGGTATTGCGACCGGGGTCGTGGTGGTTGGCGACCTCATTGGACAAGGCTCCGCGCAGGAGCATCCGGTGGTCGGTGACACACCAAATCTCGCCGCGCGGCTACAAAGCGTAGCCCACCCCGGCAGTATCGTGGTGAGCGAGCAGGTGCGCCGCCTGGCCGGAGGCACGTTCGATTACGAGGATTTGGGCGAGCTGACGCTCAAGGGCATCGCGCCCCCCACGCATGGCTATCGCATCCGCGGCATAAGCAAGACGGTCAGCCGCTTCGAAGCCGCCACCTCCGCGGGACTAACGGCCCTGGTCGGGCGGCACAGCGAGGTTTCGCTGCTGCAAGACCGCTGGGCCCAGGTGGTGGAAGGAACGGGGCAGGTGGTCTGCCTCAGCGGCGAGGCCGGTATCGGCAAGTCGCGCCTGGTCCATATGCTGCGCGCCCATGTGTCGGCCGGTCACGCGCTGTGCTTCTCGGCCAGCGGCTCGGCGTACCACCAGAACACCGCGCTGCACCCGGTTATCGATCTCCTGCAAGGGCTGCTGGGATTTGAGCCCGGCGACGACGCGCCGGCACGCCTGGCCAAGCTGCATCAGGGCCTCGCCTTGCATGGTCTCGGCGACGCCCGCATGGCGAGCGTGTTCGCCGCCTTGCTGTCGCTTCCCAGCGAAGCTGGCCAACCCGCCGCGACGGCCGGCACGCAAAAGGAAACGCTGGAAGCGATCCTCACTCTGTTGCTGGCGCTGGCCGCACGCAAACCGGTCCTGCTTGTGGTCGAAGATCTGCATTGGCTGGATCCTTCCACGCTGGAACTCCTGGGCTTGCTGATCGATCAGGTGCCCACGGCTAATATCCTGTTGCTGACCGCGGCCCGACCCAACTTCCAGCCGCCCTGGGGTGCGCGGCCGCAGGTCAACGCGCTGCGCCTCGGCCGGTTGGCGCGCAGCGAGATCAGCCAGCTGGTGCTGCAGGTGACGGGTAGCAAGCCGCTGCCGGCGGAGGTGCTGGAGCAGATCATCAAGAAGACCGATGGCGTGCCGCTATTCGTCGAGGAATTGACCAAGACGGTGATGGAACTCGGTCTGCTTAGGGATCTTGGCGAGCGCTACGAACTCGTGGGGCCGCTGACCCCACTGGCCATTCCGGCCACGGTGCATGACTCGTTGATGGCGCGCCTGGACCGTCTATCGACGGCCAAAACTGTGGCCCAACTTGGCGCCGTGCTGGGGCGCAGTTTTGCCTACGACCTGTTGCATGCGGTGGCGAAAATGGACGAGGCGACGTTGCGCCAGTCGTTGCAGCAGCTTGTCGTCGCCGAGGTGTTGCAGCAACACGGCCTGCCGCCCAGCGCCACCTACACCTTCAAGCACGCGCTGGTGCAAGACGCCGCCTATGGCTCCTTGCTGCGCAGCACGCGCCAGCTGTTTCACCAGCGCGTCGCCCAGGTACTCGTGGAAAGCTTCGCCACCCTTACGCAGGGGCAACCCGAGGTGCTGGCCTATCACTACACCGAGGCTGGCCTGGCCGCACAGGCCATCCCGCAGTGGCAGCGCGCGGCGCAATTGTCGGTCGGGCGCGCGGCGCATCGCGAGGCAATCAGCCAGTTCAATGCGGCGCTCGGATTGTTGGCCGGCCTACCCGCAGGGTCCGAGCGGTCCAGGCAGGAACTTGAGGTGAGGCTCGGTCTCGGACCGGCGCTGATGGCGGCGCGCGGCTATGCGGCGCCGGAGGTCGAGCGGACCTACGAGCGGGCACGCGAACTCGCGAACGAACTGGGCGAGGCTGAGCAACGGTTCACCGTCTTGTTCGGGCTGTGGCGCTACTACTTGAACCGCGCCCGCCTGGCCACGTCGCGCGGTCTCGCCGAGCAACTCATCGCCTCGGCTGAGGAATCGAGCGTCGACACACAGTGGTCGATGGCGCGTTATGCGATGGGCACCACTCAATACTACCAGGGCGAGATCGAGCCCGCCGCCGCCAACCTGGAACAAGCCGCGGCGCTGCACGACCCGCGGCAGCATGTCAGTGTAGCGGCCAGCGACCCGCGCATCACCAGTCTTTCCTGCGGCGCCTGGGCGCTGTGGCATCAGGGCCTGGCCGACCAGGCCCTGATGCGCAGCGAGGAATCGGTGCGCCTGGCGCACGAATTGTCGCATCTGCCGAGCCTCGCCCACGCCTTGTACTACGCCTCGCTGCTGCATCAGTTCAGACGGGCCGCGGATCGGGCGCGTGATTGCCTGCAGCAGTTGATGGCCTGCTCCACCGAGCGAGGCTTCTCCTACTGGGAAGCGCGCGGCTCCGTGCTTCAGGGCTGGCTGTTGGGCGAAGAAGGCCACACGGCCGAGGGCATCCGCACCATGCTGCGCGGCATCGAGGCGGTGCAGGCGACCGGTGCCGAACTGGCCCAGCCGAACTACCTGGCTATGCTGGCCGAACTGTATCTCAAGAACGGCGAAGCGGCCGCGGGGTTGCGCGCCGTGAACGACGCATTGGAGCGCATCGAGCACACCCTCGAGCGCCGCTGGCAACCTGAACTGCTGCGCCTGAAAGCCGAACTGCTGCTCGCCGAAGACGCCGGCGCGGCGGATGCCGCCCGGGACAGCCTGCACCAGGCGCTGGCCCTGGCGCGTCGGCAGAATAACCGGTCACTGGAGTTGCGCGCGGCGATGAGCCTCTATCGCCTGGAGCGCCGTCACCGGGGACGGTGCGACGGGCATCAACTGCAAACCGCCTGTTCCGCCTTCACCGAAGGGTATGACGAACCGGATCTACGCGAAGCCCGTACGTTGCTCCAAGCATCATAA